Proteins encoded together in one Pithys albifrons albifrons isolate INPA30051 chromosome 29, PitAlb_v1, whole genome shotgun sequence window:
- the TET3 gene encoding methylcytosine dioxygenase TET3 isoform X1, with protein sequence MEGLRRETGSAGSAVDGPSRSQMEEGPINYVEERRLNEGSGLSLVNGGRPELGGTALMEPSGWLPGQPPTVGKAHLEDVRNLVAFSAVAEAVSSYRLPPPGSPSLLYEKFDSEMSRGGLGAADDVPRGEDLHALKAALALAKHGVKPPNCNCDGPECPDYLEWLEQKIKTALGEDLASPQPRNAAVPPPAPQEGAIDPQPVPEAAEPCPPDGLPFSQSALTIAKEKNISLQTAIAIEALTQLSAALPQPAGDGQPPPTPPPATPFGPGPLAPPGAVWQRGDEPRYPPEPGAAPEPFFGAAPPRSNFSAPWGLEAEGAAGAGDPMAELEQLLGNADDYIKAAFKRPDATAGKVTAPKAEPPERAPGKEAPGGPRQPPAPPEPDLHKKTQLVLQQHLHHKRSLFLEQSLAAAATPPDRPSGWWAPGAPAVPPKPSEKQPKEKKKKTPPEKPPPAKPLRKQVQIKKAKQKDSQPLFLPLWQISLEGFRAPAEPPAEAPAEEMQTEPPPALPHQPLALPQPAACPPPPNPPDGVPPAPDSQERGAPGAGPQIHSAPAGSEEAPAVPLPAASAPVMVDDKLEELIRQFEAEFGENFSLPPPEAPAPLTPGAAEGPGGPAPAPQGSPPAAAAAAPAPSSTPQAAPKSCSLSPGKALLTEPPFTARSPKQIKIESSGAITVVSTTCFYSEESQNPDVDDADRTPTKDEVPLTPTLSGFLESPLKYLDTPTKSLLDTPAKRAQAEFPTCDCVEQIVEKDEGPYYTHLGSGPTVASIRELMEERYGEKGKAIRIEKVIYTGKEGKSSRGCPIAKWVIRRHNQEEKLLCLVRHRAGHHCQNAVIIILILAWEGIPRTLGDTLYQELTDTLTKYGNPTSRRCGLNDDRTCACQGKDPNTCGASFSFGCSWSMYFNGCKYARSKTPRKFRLVGDNPKEEELLRRSFQDLATEVAPLYKRLAPQAYQNQVTNEDVAIDCRLGLKEGRPFSGVTACMDFCAHAHKDQHNLYNGCTVVCTLTKEDNRVVGKIPEDEQLHVLPLYKMSSTDEFGSEENQNAKVGSGAIQVLTSFPREVRRLPEPAKSCRQRQLEARKAAAEKKKLQKEKLMTPEKIKQEALELPTLQQNAGMALKGGIPPQPLKPSIKVEPQSHYNTFKYNGNAVVESYSVLGSCRPSDPYSMNSVYSYHSYYAQPNLPSVNGFHSKFALPSFGYYGFSSNHVFPSQFLNYGAPERSGSSWVSNGYEKKPDVSALQDNLNHTYGSANFPEPVRSKNHHQRTYERANRYASQQKAAAAAAHRTNPGSEEVPPFAQNCFGGRPIKQEPPDPPPAIEPLPGAAAVPGTGLVLPALPAHGAAPEQRWSPFKAPRGASSPERTNTAEGSWGAPAPGAGGREKPSAFDAAARLPPPEKQWPNVLAAEPAAPARGSGLLPKPWSPCKLGETALASTGTSSLLGSLGFGSALPGLPGFPKEPWGSVKVEERRTPAPSPGLPEKPWEAAMGEKGAAGPRRDKPWDPFGLEEDLPEKVVKEEEEEEEEEEEEEEEEWSDSEHNFLDENIGGVAVAPAHGSILIECARRELHATTPLKKPNRCHPTRISLVFYQHKNLNQPNHGLALWEAKMKQLAERARARQEEAARLGLPPDAKAFAKKRKWGGTLATEAPSKERRDSVPTRQAVAIPTNSAITVSSYAYTKVTGPYSRWI encoded by the exons ACAGGTTCGGCGGGCAGCGCGGTTGATGGACCCAGCAGAAGCCAAATGGAAGAAGGGCCAATTAATTATGTGGAAGAAAGGCGGCTGAACGAGGGCAGCGGGCTCAGCCTGGTGAACGGTGGCCGGCCGGAGCTGGGGGGCACTGCGCTGATGGAGCCCAGCGGGTGGTTGCCAGGCCAGCCACCCACCGTCGGCAAAGCCCACCTGGAAGACGTCAGGAACCTGGTGGCCTTCTCGGCGGTGGCCGAAGCCGTTTCCTCCTACCGGCTCCCGCCGCCGGGCTCGCCGTCGCTGCTGTACGAGAAGTTCGACTCGGAGATGAGCCGGGGCGGGCTGGGCGCGGCGGACGACGTGCCACGCGGCGAGGACCTGCACGCCCTCAAGGCCGCCCTGGCGCTGGCCAAGCACGGCGTGAAGCCCCCCAACTGCAACTGCGACGGCCCCGAGTGCCCCGACTACCTGGAATGGCTGGAGCAGAAGATCAAGACGGCTCTGGGTGAAGACCTGGCGTCCCCGCAGCCCCGCAATGCCGCCgtgcccccgcccgccccccaGGAAGGTGCTATCGACCCCCAGCCGGTGCCTGAGGCCGCCGAGCCGTGCCCGCCCGACGGcctccccttttcccagagCGCGCTGACCATCGCCAAGGAGAAGAACATCAGCCTGCAGACCGCCATAGCCATCGAAGCCCTCACGCAGCTCTCGGCCGCCCTGCCGCAGCCCGCGGGCGATGGGCAGCCCCCGCCGACGCCGCCCCCTGCCACCCCCTTCGGCCCCGGCCCCCTCGCCCCGCCGGGGGCCGTGTGGCAGCGAGGGGATGAGCCCCGCTACCCGCCCGAGCCGGGAGCGGCACCTGAGCCATTTTTCGGGGCGGCACCTCCGCGGAGCAACTTCTCAGCGCCATGGGGGCTGGAGGCCgagggggcggcgggggctGGAGaccccatggcagagctggagcagctgctgggcaaTGCCGACGACTACATCAAGGCAGCCTTCAAGAGACCCGACGCTACGGCCGGCAAAGTGACGGCCCCCAAAGCAGAGCCCCCCGAGCGAGCGCCCGGCAAGGAAGCGCCGGGCGGCCCCCGGCAGCCGCCGGCACCGCCGGAGCCTGACCTGCACAAGAAGACACAGCTggtcctgcagcagcatctccaccaCAAGCGCAGCCTCTTCCTCGAGCAAAGTCTGGCGGCGGCGGCGACACCCCCGGACCGGCCGAGTGGCTGGTGGGCTCCTGGTGCCCCGGCCgtgccccccaaaccctccgAGAAGCAGCCcaaagagaagaagaagaaaacgCCGCCCGAAAAGCCCCCCCCGGCCAAACCTCTCCGCAAGCAAGTGCAGATCAAGAAGGCGAAGCAGAAGGACTCGCAGCCGCTCTTCCTGCCCCTCTGGCAGATCAGCCTGGAGGGGTTTCGGGCGCCCGCCGAACCCCCCGCCGAAGCCCCCGCTGAGGAGATGCAAACGGAACCGCCGCCGGCCCTGCCGCACCAGCCTCTTGCACTACCCCAGCCCGCCGCATGCCCCCCGCCTCCGAACCCCCCCGACGGCGTCCCCCCGGCTCCCGACTCTCAGGAAAGGGGTGCCCCCGGGGCGGGCCCCCAAATTCACTCGGCGCCAGCGGGCTCGGAGGAAGCGCCGGCCGTGCCCCTGCCGGCCGCCTCAGCTCCCGTCATGGTGGACGACAAGTTGGAAGAGCTCATCCGACAATTTGAAGCTGAATTCGGGGAGAACTTCAGCCTGCCGCCCCCTGAggcccccgccccgctcacccccggggctgccgaggggccGGGGGGACCAGCACCAGCCCCGCAAGGGTCCCCccctgccgccgccgccgccgccccggcccccAGCAGCACTCCCCAGGCTGCACCCAAGAGCTGCTCGTTGTCCCCGGGGAAGGCTCTGCTGACAGAGCCCCCCTTCACCGCCCGGTCCCCCAAGCAGATCAAAATTGAATCTTCTGGTGCTATCACCGTGGTGTCCACCACGTGTTTTTACTCTGAGGAAAGCCAAAACCCAGATGTGGACGACGCCGACAGGACGCCCACCAAGGACGAGGTGCCGCTGACCCCGACCCTGAGCGGCTTTTTGGAGTCCCCACTCAAGTACCTGGACACGCCGACCAAAAGCCTCCTGGACACGCCAGCCAAGCGGGCACAGGCAGAATTCCCCACCTGCGACTGCGTGG AGCAAATCGTGGAGAAGGATGAGGGGCCGTATTACACCCACCTGGGCTCGGGGCCCACCGTGGCATCCATCAGGGAGCTCATGGAGGAGCG GTATGGCGAGAAGGGCAAGGCCATCCGCATCGAGAAGGTCATCTAcactgggaaggaggggaagagcTCCCGGGGCTGCCCCATTGCCAAGTGG GTGATCCGCAGGCACAaccaggaggagaagctgctgtgcctggtgcgGCACCGCGCCGGGCACCACTGCCAGAACGCCGTGATCATCATCCTCATCCTGGCCTGGGAGGGCATCCCCCGCACCCTGGGGGACACCCTGTACCAGGAGCTCACCGACACCCTCACCAAGTACGGCAACCCCACGAGCCGCCGCTGCGGCCTCAACGACGA ccgGACCTGTGCCTGCCAGGGCAAGGATCCCAACACCTGTGGTGCTTCCTTCTCCTTCGGCTGCTCCTGGAGCATGTACTTCAACGGCTGCAAGTACGCCCGGAGCAAAACCCCCCGCAAGTTCCGCCTGGTGGGAGACAATCCCAAGGAG GAAGAGCTGCTCCGGAGGAGCTTTCAGGACTTGGCCACCGAGGTTGCTCCGCTGTACAAGAGGCTGGCGCCGCAGGCCTACCAAAACCAG GTCACCAACGAGGATGTAGCCATTGACTGCCGGCTGGGCCTCAAGGAGGGCAGGCCGTTCTCGGGCGTGACAGCGTGCATGGACTTCTGTGCCCACGCTCACAAGGACCAGCACAACCTCTACAACGGCTGCACTGTG GTCTGCACGCTGACCAAGGAGGACAATCGCGTGGTGGGTAAAATCCCCGAGGACGAGCAGCTGCACGTGCTGCCCCTCTACAAGATGTCCAGCACGGATGAGTTCGGCAGCGAGGAGAACCAGAACGCCAAGGTGGGCAGCGGGGCCATCCAGGTGCTCACGTCCTTCCCCCGCGAGGTCCGCAGGCTGCCCGAGCCCGCCAAGTCCTGCCGGCAGCGGCAGCTGGAGGCGCGGAAAGCCGCCGCCGAGAAGAAGAAGCTGCAGAAGGAGAAGCTGATGACGCCGGAGAAGATCAAGCAGGAGGCACTGGAACTGCCCACTCTCCAGCAGAACGCAG GTATGGCCTTGAAAGGTGGGATCCCCCCACAGCCGCTGAAACCTTCCATCAAGGTGGAGCCCCAGAGCCATTACAACACCTTCAAGTACAACGGCAACGCGGTGGTGGAGAGCTACTCGGTGCTGGGCAGCTGCCGGCCCTCCGACCCCTACAGCATGAACAGTGTTTACTCTTACCATTCCTACTATGCACAGCCCAATCTGCCTTCCGTGAACGGGTTTCACTCCAAGTTCGCGCTTCCCTCCTTCGGGTATTACGGCTTTTCCAGCAACCACGTGTTCCCCTCGCAGTTCCTCAACTACGGGGCGCCCGAGAGGAGCGGGAGCAGCTGGGTGAGCAACGGCTACGAGAAGAAGCCCGACGTCTCGGCGCTGCAGGACAACCTCAACCACACCTACGGGAGCGCCAACTTCCCCGAGCCCGTGCGGAGCAAGAACCATCACCAGCGCACCTACGAGCGCGCCAACCGCTACGCCAGCCAGCAGAAGGCGGCGGCTGCCGCGGCGCACAGGACTAACCCGGGCTCGGAGGAGGTTCCACCCTTTGCACAGAACTGTTTTGGTGGCCGCCCCATCAAGCAGGAGCCTCCGGACCCTCCGCCCGCCATTGAGCCCCTTCCTGGTGCAGCAGCCGTGCCCGGCACTGGCTTGGTGCTGCCGGCGCTCCCGGCGCACGGCGCGGCACCGGAGCAGCGCTGGAGCCCCTTCAAGGCGCCCCGGGGTGCGTCATCCCCTGAGAGGACTAACACGGCCGAGGGCTCATGGGGGGCACCGGCACCGGGCGCGGGCGGGCGGGAGAAGCCGAGCGCCTTCGACGCTGCGGCGCGCCTGCCGCCACCGGAGAAGCAGTGGCCCAACGTCCTGGCGGCGGAGCCAGCGGCGCCGGCACGAGGGTCGGGCTTGCTGCCGAAGCCGTGGAGCCCCTGCAAGCTGGGGGAGACGGCACTGGCCAGCACGGGCACCTCGAGCCTGCTGGGGTCGCTGGGCTTtggctcagcactgccagggctgcctggcTTTCCCAAGGAGCCGTGGGGCTCCGTGAAGGTGGAGGAGCGCAGGACGCCAGCGCCCAGCCCGGGGCTGCCAGAGAAGCCATGGGAGGCGGCGATGGGTGAGAAGGGGGCGGCAGGGCCCCGCCGGGACAAGCCGTGGGACCCCTTCGGCCTGGAGGAGGATCTGCCGGAGAAGGtggtgaaggaggaggaggaagaagaggaggaagaggaggaggaagaggaggaggagtggtCGGACAGCGAGCACAACTTCCTGGATGAGAACATCGGCGGGGTGGCCGTGGCGCCTGCCCACGGCTCCATCCTCATCGAGTGCGCCCGCCGCGAGCTCCACGCCACCACCCCGCTGAAGAAACCCAACCGCTGCCACCCCACCCGCATCTCCCTCGTCTTCTACCAACACAAGAACTTGAACCAGCCCAACCACGGCCTGGCGCTGTGGGAGGCCAAGAtgaagcagctggcagagcGGGCGCGGGCGCGGCAGGAGGAGGCGGCACGTCTGGGGCTGCCGCCGGACGCCAAAGCCTTCGCCAAGAAGCGCAAGTGGGGCGGCACGTTGGCGACGGAGGCGCCCAGCAAGGAGAGGAGGGACTCGGTCCCCACGCGGCAGGCGGTGGCCATCCCCACCAACTCCGCCATCACTGTGTCCTCCTACGCCTACACCAAGGTGACAGGCCCCTACAGCCGCTGGATCTGA
- the TET3 gene encoding methylcytosine dioxygenase TET3 isoform X2 — protein sequence MEEGPINYVEERRLNEGSGLSLVNGGRPELGGTALMEPSGWLPGQPPTVGKAHLEDVRNLVAFSAVAEAVSSYRLPPPGSPSLLYEKFDSEMSRGGLGAADDVPRGEDLHALKAALALAKHGVKPPNCNCDGPECPDYLEWLEQKIKTALGEDLASPQPRNAAVPPPAPQEGAIDPQPVPEAAEPCPPDGLPFSQSALTIAKEKNISLQTAIAIEALTQLSAALPQPAGDGQPPPTPPPATPFGPGPLAPPGAVWQRGDEPRYPPEPGAAPEPFFGAAPPRSNFSAPWGLEAEGAAGAGDPMAELEQLLGNADDYIKAAFKRPDATAGKVTAPKAEPPERAPGKEAPGGPRQPPAPPEPDLHKKTQLVLQQHLHHKRSLFLEQSLAAAATPPDRPSGWWAPGAPAVPPKPSEKQPKEKKKKTPPEKPPPAKPLRKQVQIKKAKQKDSQPLFLPLWQISLEGFRAPAEPPAEAPAEEMQTEPPPALPHQPLALPQPAACPPPPNPPDGVPPAPDSQERGAPGAGPQIHSAPAGSEEAPAVPLPAASAPVMVDDKLEELIRQFEAEFGENFSLPPPEAPAPLTPGAAEGPGGPAPAPQGSPPAAAAAAPAPSSTPQAAPKSCSLSPGKALLTEPPFTARSPKQIKIESSGAITVVSTTCFYSEESQNPDVDDADRTPTKDEVPLTPTLSGFLESPLKYLDTPTKSLLDTPAKRAQAEFPTCDCVEQIVEKDEGPYYTHLGSGPTVASIRELMEERYGEKGKAIRIEKVIYTGKEGKSSRGCPIAKWVIRRHNQEEKLLCLVRHRAGHHCQNAVIIILILAWEGIPRTLGDTLYQELTDTLTKYGNPTSRRCGLNDDRTCACQGKDPNTCGASFSFGCSWSMYFNGCKYARSKTPRKFRLVGDNPKEEELLRRSFQDLATEVAPLYKRLAPQAYQNQVTNEDVAIDCRLGLKEGRPFSGVTACMDFCAHAHKDQHNLYNGCTVVCTLTKEDNRVVGKIPEDEQLHVLPLYKMSSTDEFGSEENQNAKVGSGAIQVLTSFPREVRRLPEPAKSCRQRQLEARKAAAEKKKLQKEKLMTPEKIKQEALELPTLQQNAGMALKGGIPPQPLKPSIKVEPQSHYNTFKYNGNAVVESYSVLGSCRPSDPYSMNSVYSYHSYYAQPNLPSVNGFHSKFALPSFGYYGFSSNHVFPSQFLNYGAPERSGSSWVSNGYEKKPDVSALQDNLNHTYGSANFPEPVRSKNHHQRTYERANRYASQQKAAAAAAHRTNPGSEEVPPFAQNCFGGRPIKQEPPDPPPAIEPLPGAAAVPGTGLVLPALPAHGAAPEQRWSPFKAPRGASSPERTNTAEGSWGAPAPGAGGREKPSAFDAAARLPPPEKQWPNVLAAEPAAPARGSGLLPKPWSPCKLGETALASTGTSSLLGSLGFGSALPGLPGFPKEPWGSVKVEERRTPAPSPGLPEKPWEAAMGEKGAAGPRRDKPWDPFGLEEDLPEKVVKEEEEEEEEEEEEEEEEWSDSEHNFLDENIGGVAVAPAHGSILIECARRELHATTPLKKPNRCHPTRISLVFYQHKNLNQPNHGLALWEAKMKQLAERARARQEEAARLGLPPDAKAFAKKRKWGGTLATEAPSKERRDSVPTRQAVAIPTNSAITVSSYAYTKVTGPYSRWI from the exons ATGGAAGAAGGGCCAATTAATTATGTGGAAGAAAGGCGGCTGAACGAGGGCAGCGGGCTCAGCCTGGTGAACGGTGGCCGGCCGGAGCTGGGGGGCACTGCGCTGATGGAGCCCAGCGGGTGGTTGCCAGGCCAGCCACCCACCGTCGGCAAAGCCCACCTGGAAGACGTCAGGAACCTGGTGGCCTTCTCGGCGGTGGCCGAAGCCGTTTCCTCCTACCGGCTCCCGCCGCCGGGCTCGCCGTCGCTGCTGTACGAGAAGTTCGACTCGGAGATGAGCCGGGGCGGGCTGGGCGCGGCGGACGACGTGCCACGCGGCGAGGACCTGCACGCCCTCAAGGCCGCCCTGGCGCTGGCCAAGCACGGCGTGAAGCCCCCCAACTGCAACTGCGACGGCCCCGAGTGCCCCGACTACCTGGAATGGCTGGAGCAGAAGATCAAGACGGCTCTGGGTGAAGACCTGGCGTCCCCGCAGCCCCGCAATGCCGCCgtgcccccgcccgccccccaGGAAGGTGCTATCGACCCCCAGCCGGTGCCTGAGGCCGCCGAGCCGTGCCCGCCCGACGGcctccccttttcccagagCGCGCTGACCATCGCCAAGGAGAAGAACATCAGCCTGCAGACCGCCATAGCCATCGAAGCCCTCACGCAGCTCTCGGCCGCCCTGCCGCAGCCCGCGGGCGATGGGCAGCCCCCGCCGACGCCGCCCCCTGCCACCCCCTTCGGCCCCGGCCCCCTCGCCCCGCCGGGGGCCGTGTGGCAGCGAGGGGATGAGCCCCGCTACCCGCCCGAGCCGGGAGCGGCACCTGAGCCATTTTTCGGGGCGGCACCTCCGCGGAGCAACTTCTCAGCGCCATGGGGGCTGGAGGCCgagggggcggcgggggctGGAGaccccatggcagagctggagcagctgctgggcaaTGCCGACGACTACATCAAGGCAGCCTTCAAGAGACCCGACGCTACGGCCGGCAAAGTGACGGCCCCCAAAGCAGAGCCCCCCGAGCGAGCGCCCGGCAAGGAAGCGCCGGGCGGCCCCCGGCAGCCGCCGGCACCGCCGGAGCCTGACCTGCACAAGAAGACACAGCTggtcctgcagcagcatctccaccaCAAGCGCAGCCTCTTCCTCGAGCAAAGTCTGGCGGCGGCGGCGACACCCCCGGACCGGCCGAGTGGCTGGTGGGCTCCTGGTGCCCCGGCCgtgccccccaaaccctccgAGAAGCAGCCcaaagagaagaagaagaaaacgCCGCCCGAAAAGCCCCCCCCGGCCAAACCTCTCCGCAAGCAAGTGCAGATCAAGAAGGCGAAGCAGAAGGACTCGCAGCCGCTCTTCCTGCCCCTCTGGCAGATCAGCCTGGAGGGGTTTCGGGCGCCCGCCGAACCCCCCGCCGAAGCCCCCGCTGAGGAGATGCAAACGGAACCGCCGCCGGCCCTGCCGCACCAGCCTCTTGCACTACCCCAGCCCGCCGCATGCCCCCCGCCTCCGAACCCCCCCGACGGCGTCCCCCCGGCTCCCGACTCTCAGGAAAGGGGTGCCCCCGGGGCGGGCCCCCAAATTCACTCGGCGCCAGCGGGCTCGGAGGAAGCGCCGGCCGTGCCCCTGCCGGCCGCCTCAGCTCCCGTCATGGTGGACGACAAGTTGGAAGAGCTCATCCGACAATTTGAAGCTGAATTCGGGGAGAACTTCAGCCTGCCGCCCCCTGAggcccccgccccgctcacccccggggctgccgaggggccGGGGGGACCAGCACCAGCCCCGCAAGGGTCCCCccctgccgccgccgccgccgccccggcccccAGCAGCACTCCCCAGGCTGCACCCAAGAGCTGCTCGTTGTCCCCGGGGAAGGCTCTGCTGACAGAGCCCCCCTTCACCGCCCGGTCCCCCAAGCAGATCAAAATTGAATCTTCTGGTGCTATCACCGTGGTGTCCACCACGTGTTTTTACTCTGAGGAAAGCCAAAACCCAGATGTGGACGACGCCGACAGGACGCCCACCAAGGACGAGGTGCCGCTGACCCCGACCCTGAGCGGCTTTTTGGAGTCCCCACTCAAGTACCTGGACACGCCGACCAAAAGCCTCCTGGACACGCCAGCCAAGCGGGCACAGGCAGAATTCCCCACCTGCGACTGCGTGG AGCAAATCGTGGAGAAGGATGAGGGGCCGTATTACACCCACCTGGGCTCGGGGCCCACCGTGGCATCCATCAGGGAGCTCATGGAGGAGCG GTATGGCGAGAAGGGCAAGGCCATCCGCATCGAGAAGGTCATCTAcactgggaaggaggggaagagcTCCCGGGGCTGCCCCATTGCCAAGTGG GTGATCCGCAGGCACAaccaggaggagaagctgctgtgcctggtgcgGCACCGCGCCGGGCACCACTGCCAGAACGCCGTGATCATCATCCTCATCCTGGCCTGGGAGGGCATCCCCCGCACCCTGGGGGACACCCTGTACCAGGAGCTCACCGACACCCTCACCAAGTACGGCAACCCCACGAGCCGCCGCTGCGGCCTCAACGACGA ccgGACCTGTGCCTGCCAGGGCAAGGATCCCAACACCTGTGGTGCTTCCTTCTCCTTCGGCTGCTCCTGGAGCATGTACTTCAACGGCTGCAAGTACGCCCGGAGCAAAACCCCCCGCAAGTTCCGCCTGGTGGGAGACAATCCCAAGGAG GAAGAGCTGCTCCGGAGGAGCTTTCAGGACTTGGCCACCGAGGTTGCTCCGCTGTACAAGAGGCTGGCGCCGCAGGCCTACCAAAACCAG GTCACCAACGAGGATGTAGCCATTGACTGCCGGCTGGGCCTCAAGGAGGGCAGGCCGTTCTCGGGCGTGACAGCGTGCATGGACTTCTGTGCCCACGCTCACAAGGACCAGCACAACCTCTACAACGGCTGCACTGTG GTCTGCACGCTGACCAAGGAGGACAATCGCGTGGTGGGTAAAATCCCCGAGGACGAGCAGCTGCACGTGCTGCCCCTCTACAAGATGTCCAGCACGGATGAGTTCGGCAGCGAGGAGAACCAGAACGCCAAGGTGGGCAGCGGGGCCATCCAGGTGCTCACGTCCTTCCCCCGCGAGGTCCGCAGGCTGCCCGAGCCCGCCAAGTCCTGCCGGCAGCGGCAGCTGGAGGCGCGGAAAGCCGCCGCCGAGAAGAAGAAGCTGCAGAAGGAGAAGCTGATGACGCCGGAGAAGATCAAGCAGGAGGCACTGGAACTGCCCACTCTCCAGCAGAACGCAG GTATGGCCTTGAAAGGTGGGATCCCCCCACAGCCGCTGAAACCTTCCATCAAGGTGGAGCCCCAGAGCCATTACAACACCTTCAAGTACAACGGCAACGCGGTGGTGGAGAGCTACTCGGTGCTGGGCAGCTGCCGGCCCTCCGACCCCTACAGCATGAACAGTGTTTACTCTTACCATTCCTACTATGCACAGCCCAATCTGCCTTCCGTGAACGGGTTTCACTCCAAGTTCGCGCTTCCCTCCTTCGGGTATTACGGCTTTTCCAGCAACCACGTGTTCCCCTCGCAGTTCCTCAACTACGGGGCGCCCGAGAGGAGCGGGAGCAGCTGGGTGAGCAACGGCTACGAGAAGAAGCCCGACGTCTCGGCGCTGCAGGACAACCTCAACCACACCTACGGGAGCGCCAACTTCCCCGAGCCCGTGCGGAGCAAGAACCATCACCAGCGCACCTACGAGCGCGCCAACCGCTACGCCAGCCAGCAGAAGGCGGCGGCTGCCGCGGCGCACAGGACTAACCCGGGCTCGGAGGAGGTTCCACCCTTTGCACAGAACTGTTTTGGTGGCCGCCCCATCAAGCAGGAGCCTCCGGACCCTCCGCCCGCCATTGAGCCCCTTCCTGGTGCAGCAGCCGTGCCCGGCACTGGCTTGGTGCTGCCGGCGCTCCCGGCGCACGGCGCGGCACCGGAGCAGCGCTGGAGCCCCTTCAAGGCGCCCCGGGGTGCGTCATCCCCTGAGAGGACTAACACGGCCGAGGGCTCATGGGGGGCACCGGCACCGGGCGCGGGCGGGCGGGAGAAGCCGAGCGCCTTCGACGCTGCGGCGCGCCTGCCGCCACCGGAGAAGCAGTGGCCCAACGTCCTGGCGGCGGAGCCAGCGGCGCCGGCACGAGGGTCGGGCTTGCTGCCGAAGCCGTGGAGCCCCTGCAAGCTGGGGGAGACGGCACTGGCCAGCACGGGCACCTCGAGCCTGCTGGGGTCGCTGGGCTTtggctcagcactgccagggctgcctggcTTTCCCAAGGAGCCGTGGGGCTCCGTGAAGGTGGAGGAGCGCAGGACGCCAGCGCCCAGCCCGGGGCTGCCAGAGAAGCCATGGGAGGCGGCGATGGGTGAGAAGGGGGCGGCAGGGCCCCGCCGGGACAAGCCGTGGGACCCCTTCGGCCTGGAGGAGGATCTGCCGGAGAAGGtggtgaaggaggaggaggaagaagaggaggaagaggaggaggaagaggaggaggagtggtCGGACAGCGAGCACAACTTCCTGGATGAGAACATCGGCGGGGTGGCCGTGGCGCCTGCCCACGGCTCCATCCTCATCGAGTGCGCCCGCCGCGAGCTCCACGCCACCACCCCGCTGAAGAAACCCAACCGCTGCCACCCCACCCGCATCTCCCTCGTCTTCTACCAACACAAGAACTTGAACCAGCCCAACCACGGCCTGGCGCTGTGGGAGGCCAAGAtgaagcagctggcagagcGGGCGCGGGCGCGGCAGGAGGAGGCGGCACGTCTGGGGCTGCCGCCGGACGCCAAAGCCTTCGCCAAGAAGCGCAAGTGGGGCGGCACGTTGGCGACGGAGGCGCCCAGCAAGGAGAGGAGGGACTCGGTCCCCACGCGGCAGGCGGTGGCCATCCCCACCAACTCCGCCATCACTGTGTCCTCCTACGCCTACACCAAGGTGACAGGCCCCTACAGCCGCTGGATCTGA